The following proteins are encoded in a genomic region of Bubalus kerabau isolate K-KA32 ecotype Philippines breed swamp buffalo chromosome 15, PCC_UOA_SB_1v2, whole genome shotgun sequence:
- the CRTAM gene encoding cytotoxic and regulatory T-cell molecule produces MWWRVCSLLAWFPLQEAFQTNHMETVPIEEGQTLTLNCTVSQETTSLQWLAPSGFTIFFNEQPALKSSKYQLLHHSSDQLSISVLNVTQHDEGVYKCLHYGKSVRTKEVKVIVLATPVMPTLQVSVIKTHNGEEHVILKCSTMRSKPPPRITWLLGNGMELYGETHHEYETDGKKCNSTSTLTVHAYGKNSTASCIIRHRGLQGRKLVAPFRFEDLVTDQETTSAALETSSLSSQDPQQPNSTVSIMEDSSTSEIDQEEEEQTTQVSHLATEANRLYGGLTKKNSGVLLLTLVSFLIFILFIIVQLFIMKLRKAHVIWKKESEISEHTLESYRSRSNNEETSSQEKNGQTSRSRGCINYITQLYSEAKTKTKEKAQPSKLKGELTHIPESIV; encoded by the exons ATGTGGTGGAGAGTTTGCAGCTTGCTGGCGTGGTTCCCCTTACAAG AGGCCTTTCAGACCAACCACATGGAAACTGTCCCCATAGAGGAAGGCCAGACGCTCACTTTAAACTGTACCGTTTCTCAGGAGACCACCTCTCTGCAGTGGCTGGCCCCCTCGGGCTTCACCATTTTCTTCAATGAACAACCTG CTTTAAAAAGTTCCAAATACCAGCTTCTTCATCACTCCTCCGATCAGCTCTCCATCAGCGTGCTGAATGTAACACAGCATGATGAAGGCGTGTACAAGTGTCTGCACTATGGCAAGTCCGTGAGaacaaaggaagtgaaagtgatcGTGTTAG CAACTCCTGTCATGCCAACCCTCCAAGTTTCAGTTATCAAGACACACAATGGAGAAGAACACGTCATACTGAAATGCTCTACCATGAGAAGCAAGCCCCCTCCACGGATAACCTGGCTCTTAGGGAATGGCATGGAGCTCTATG GTGAAACCCACCATGAATATGAAACTGATGGGAAGAAGTGCAATAGCACCAGCACCCTGACAGTCCACGCATATGGCAAAAACTCAACAGCAAGTTGCATTATCCGACACAGAGGCTTGCAAGGAAGAAAACTGGTAGCACCTTTTCGGTTTGAAGATTTGG TTACTGATCAAGAGACAACGTCAGCTGCCCTGGAGACAAGCTCTCTATCCTCTCAAGACCCTCAGCAGCCCAATAGCACTG TCAGTA TAATGGAAGATTCTAGTACGTCAGAGATTGACCAGGAAGAGGAAGAACAAACCACTCAAGTCTCTCACTTGGCCACTG AAGCTAATCGGCTGTATGGGGGACTGACGAAGAAGAACAGCGGTGTCCTGCTGCTGACCCTCGTGTCCTTCCTcatcttcatactgttcatcaTTGTCCAGCTCTTCATCATGAAACTCCGGAAAGCACATGTGATATGGAAGAAAG AAAGTGAGATTTCAGAACACACTCTAGAAAGTTACAGATCGAGGTCAAATAATGAAGAAACATCATCCCAAGAGAAAAATGGCCAAA cTTCCCGCTCTAGGGGCTGCATAAACTACATCACACAGTTGTACTCGGAGGCAAAAACAAAGACGAAGGAAAAGGCACAACCTTCAAAATTGAAAGGAGAGCTGACTCATATACCAGAAAGCATCGTGTAG